The Starkeya sp. ORNL1 DNA window GTCCTCGTAACGGCTCCATTCCGGCTCGACCGAAACCGCGAGCCCGAACGGCGCGTGCTCCCAGCTGAGGAAGCGGTATTTCAGCTCGGCCGAGAGGCCGTTGAAGCCGCCGCCGCTGATGTCCTCAAGCTCGGCGACATTCTCGATATCGTGATAGCCGAGCGAGGCGCCGACGCTGAGGGTGAGGTTGCGGGTGAAGCCATACTCATATTCGAGCTCGGCCTCCCAGGCGGAATAATGCGAGGAGCCCGGTTCCTCGCGATTGCGGCCGAAGGCGCCGACCGCCGTGAGCGAGATCTCCTGCTCGCCGCGATCATTGACGTCGCTGCCGTCGGTGAAGCCGAAGATGTTCTCGCTGTCGATCTCATAGCCGCCGGCCTCGTCATCATCGTCGGCATCGGCGCGCGTGGCCGGCGCGTCGACATCCCCGGCCCGCGCGCCGCGGATCATTATCGGGCTGCCGAGAATCAGCAGCCCGGCGACAAAGCTGGCGGCACCGACGGAATGTATTTGACTGACACGCAGCACGACTTCCTCCCCACCGATTTTGTTTTGTGGGGACGGTAATGCCGACACTATCGACTGTCTATAATATTGATTCTTATGATTTTTTTATTGTGAGACGCTCAGGATGGACCGATGTGTGACGCAACGGAATGCGCATCTTTTTCAACGACCTCATCCTGAGGTGCGAGCGAAGCGAGCCTCGAAGGATGCTCAAGCAGATGGCGCCCGGAGACGAGCATCCTTCGAGGCCCGGCTCACGACGGGCACCTCAGGATGAGGTTCCACTACCTCGGAAGTGATTTGCGGCTCAGATATCGCGTCCCGCGATCGGACGGCCGCAGCGCCACTTGGTCACCTTCCACTTGGGATGGGACTCGGACCACTCGGCGATCACGGGCTGCGCGCCCATCATGCATTGCGTCGGCAGCGACACCTGCTCGACGCTCAGGGACACCGCCTCTTCCCGGCACACACCCGGCGAGGCGATCAGGCAGATAGACAAGATAAGCTCCATGGCTCGATCCTTCAGTGTGGGACCAACGACCTGGAACGCTTCCTCCTTCGACACTACCGCTTGCAGCAAGTGGCATGCCAGATACAAACACGCTCCCGCGCCATCCACAACATGTTGCGGTGCGGCAACAAAGCGCGCCTCTCCCTAGGGGCAGCTGTCGCCCGCAAAAGCGGTTTCGCGGTGGGATGCGGCAGGTCGATACGCCGCACGATGCGCCACGGCCTGCCCTCACACAGTCCTGTCATGGGACGGTGCCAGGCTCTGGAGGTGCAGGCGATCAAGGACTAGGCGTCGGAGGTACGAACTGACCAACATCTAGTCAGCTCCCCTTTTCCCCGGCAGGCGTGGCGACGTGCCCGGAAAGTCCCGCTCATCCAGAAGAATCCCTTGCAGTAAAAGGCGAAGCGGCTCTAGTCTCTCGCCCGTGAAGTGTCTGGTCGAGCTATCGGGCCAACCGGTTTGGTGTATCAAACGCTGCAACAAAGATAGCCGGGACATCGAGGGGGGCAGTTCGCTGTCTCTCGATTGAGCAACCCCGTCATGGGAGGATTTAGATGGCCAAGATCAACAAGGTTCTGATCGGCGAGTCGCTGGTCGGAGACGGCAATGAAGTCGCGCACATCGATCTCATCATCGGACCGCGCGGCAGCGCAGCCGAGACCGCGTTCGTAACCGCGCTGACCAACAACAAGGACGGCTTCACCTCGCTGCTCGCCGTGGTGACCCCGAACCTGCAGGCCAAGCCGAACACCATCCTGTTCAACAAGGTCACGATCAAGGACGCCCGCCAGGCGGTGCAGATGTTCGGGCCGGCG harbors:
- the fae gene encoding formaldehyde-activating enzyme: MAKINKVLIGESLVGDGNEVAHIDLIIGPRGSAAETAFVTALTNNKDGFTSLLAVVTPNLQAKPNTILFNKVTIKDARQAVQMFGPAQYAVAKAVVDSVADGTIPEEEADDLFIAVGVFIHWEAADDAKIQKFNYEATKEALKRAVDGWPKARDVISQAATAKHPFAA